gagcctggagcctgcttccgattctgtgtctccctctctctctgcccctcccccattcatgctctgtctctctctgtctcaaaaataaataaacttaaaaaaaaaaaaaggatttataaaatataaaaagagctcCCAGCGCATTCACAGTTCactaaatgagatgatgcacaGGGACTAGACATCCTGTGCCTAGTCTCTAGCTCCCTGATACTCCCCAGCTGGGAAGAATGTTTCTCTGCTCAGACGGGCCTAAAACCCAAAGCAAAGCAactttccctgtctctgtctgctGTATGTCTGGCTCATAACCCATTTGTCAAGATAAAGGGACCGTGTGCTTAGGTTTCCAAAACCACTCTTCCTGCTGTTTTTGCAAACTGTGTAGGAATAGCAGTTATTAAGATGGAGTTGATGCCAGGCTGACTCACTTCCTGGGGGCCCGGGGAGGGTACAGGGTCTCACACCTTTCAGGGAAGGTTTGGCTGTGAGCTCCTGAATAACGAAAGCAGTGGAGCGTTCTGGAAGTATGCCTACGATGGACAGAACTTCATCGAGTTCAACAGAGAAATCCCAGGCTGGGTCCCCCAGGACCCAGCAGCTCTGAACACCAAGCGGAAGTGGGAGGCAGAAGAGGTCTACGTGCAGCGGGCCAAGGCCTATCTGGAAGAGGAGTGCCCGGCGATGCTGCGGAGGTACCTGCAATATGGCAAGGCCTTCCTGGACCGACGAGGTACCCCCCACTTCCTGTGCCCTGCTCCTCCCGAGCTGAGCTGAGAAGGACCAAGGTGATCTCAGGCTGGGAACCCAGGGAATATCTCAGGCACATCCCATGGTGGTGTCTCTATGCTGATGCCTCCTGGCTTGGCACTGGTTGGAGGCAGGCATGTAAAATGCCTGCCTGCGACAGGACTGGTCGGCACAAGCTAACACGTTGGTTTGGGAGGCGATGAGAACGAGGGTCCTACAGGATACAGCAGGGAAGGATCTGATGGACAGAGCTGCAGGCAGAACTGAGTCCTAGAGCTGagcctgggagaggagagagcccCAAAGCCCACTCAGaagtttgggaaaaaataaaaactgtatggaGGCATTCACAATTTCTTGCCATCAGATGTCAGTACATGGTGGAGGGACAGGGGAGCAAGAGGGTGGCCACAGTCATTCCATGATCCAACATGGGAACCCTCAGCCTTCCCTGATCTTTGTAAAGCTTCCCTGGGGAGGCAGACACAAAACTTGGAGTTCTGCTCATCACCAACACCCAGAGAGTGGAGGGAAGGGACACGAGCAGGGAGTCATCTAGGGCACACCCTCCATGTCCATGCTCTGTCCCCCCGCAGATCCCCCATCTATGTCCATCACCAGGACCCCAGGAGAAGACACAATCAAGTGCTGGGCCAGTGACTTCTACCCACAAGATATTGATCTGCACTGGATTCAGGGGGGCAATACAGTAGAGACTGAGGTGAGGGGAGACCTTCTCCCCAGTGGAAACGGCACTTACCTGTCCTGGGTGTCTTTGACAGTTTCCCCTTGGAGAACTAAGAACACAGTCTTCTGTCGCATAGTGCACAGCAGCCTGGAccagcccctcactgggctgTAGGACATGAAGCAGGGAACCAGGGCTGACAGCCGCAA
This sequence is a window from Prionailurus viverrinus isolate Anna chromosome E3, UM_Priviv_1.0, whole genome shotgun sequence. Protein-coding genes within it:
- the AZGP1 gene encoding zinc-alpha-2-glycoprotein, encoding MPILRPRVGIRREARDCGRRGGESAVSPPGPRDQSRSALANRRPLCARRGARRCGTCSGTPREDRRSPREPKLEEQSEAALRSLTCPSRWRGSYRLSFLYTGVSRPTDSLPSFQATAYLNDQVFFHYDSKSRKAIPLDPWSQMEGIEDWEKESELQQARESIFMETLQDIMDYYKDREGSHTFQGRFGCELLNNESSGAFWKYAYDGQNFIEFNREIPGWVPQDPAALNTKRKWEAEEVYVQRAKAYLEEECPAMLRRYLQYGKAFLDRRDPPSMSITRTPGEDTIKCWASDFYPQDIDLHWIQGGNTVETEVRGDLLPSGNGTYLSWVSLTVSPWRTKNTVFCRIVHSSLDQPLTGL